One part of the Halopenitus persicus genome encodes these proteins:
- a CDS encoding DUF7553 family protein, translating into MSKHFQDARYYLGRAIDHTTAGVKEELEPVTERARELAGVEQEPEPSWLESRRADLVAAGERAAETARETAASLREMVRGSRGDGDAA; encoded by the coding sequence ATGAGCAAGCACTTCCAGGACGCACGATACTACCTCGGACGAGCGATCGACCACACGACTGCGGGCGTGAAGGAGGAACTCGAGCCGGTCACGGAACGGGCACGCGAGCTGGCGGGCGTCGAGCAGGAGCCGGAGCCCTCGTGGCTCGAGTCGCGCCGGGCCGACCTGGTCGCGGCCGGCGAGCGCGCGGCGGAGACGGCCCGCGAGACGGCGGCGTCCCTTCGGGAGATGGTCCGCGGCTCCCGCGGCGACGGCGACGCCGCATAG
- a CDS encoding ABC transporter ATP-binding protein has protein sequence MALLEARDVVSGYGDATILHGVDLDADEEEIVTIIGPNGAGKSTLLKAIYGLIDCWEGTVRFDGEDITDRRADTVSELGMCYVPQRGNVFPTLSVKENLEMGAYIEDEVTEADFQEVWDRFPILEERKHQRAESMSGGQQQMLALSSALMVDPDLLVVDEPSAGLAPDLVDDMFDRLVDIRDGTETAILMVEQNAKQALRVSDRGYVLDMGENRFEGTGTELLESDEVMELYLGGA, from the coding sequence ATGGCACTACTCGAAGCCCGGGACGTGGTTTCCGGATACGGCGACGCGACGATCCTCCACGGCGTCGACCTCGACGCCGACGAGGAGGAGATAGTGACGATCATCGGCCCCAACGGGGCGGGCAAGTCGACGCTGCTCAAGGCGATCTACGGGCTCATCGACTGCTGGGAGGGGACGGTCCGGTTCGACGGCGAGGACATCACCGACCGCCGGGCCGACACGGTCAGCGAGCTCGGGATGTGTTACGTCCCCCAGCGGGGCAACGTCTTCCCGACGCTGTCGGTCAAGGAGAACCTGGAGATGGGCGCGTACATCGAGGACGAGGTGACCGAGGCGGACTTCCAGGAGGTGTGGGACAGGTTCCCGATCCTGGAGGAGCGGAAACACCAGCGGGCCGAGTCGATGAGCGGCGGCCAACAGCAGATGCTGGCGCTCTCCTCGGCGCTGATGGTCGACCCCGACCTCCTGGTCGTCGACGAGCCCTCCGCGGGGCTGGCGCCCGATTTGGTCGACGACATGTTCGACCGGCTGGTCGACATCCGGGACGGGACCGAGACGGCGATCCTGATGGTCGAACAGAACGCCAAGCAGGCGCTGCGCGTCTCCGACCGGGGCTACGTCCTGGATATGGGCGAGAACCGGTTCGAGGGGACCGGCACGGAGCTGCTCGAGAGCGACGAGGTGATGGAGCTGTACCTCGGCGGCGCCTAA
- a CDS encoding DNA cytosine methyltransferase, translating into MPTSDLDPGDVHVLDLFCGGGGLSEGFLRAGYDVVAGVDVSEDFLATHEHNHEDALAIRADLATVEPAEFFATHPIDPDAIDVVIGGPPCKGFSIAGHRDPDDDRNSLVGSFIDFVEFVQPAVFVMENVPGITSMEDGDTLRSILAGFADAGYEKTRYETLNAADYGVPQTRRRVIFIGRRDGEQPTYPERTHGPAEQTTLTGTRRQSYVTVADAILDRDLEGLPNTETTDHSADMVDRIADVEPGESLYESYGDSWRRLEPDAPAFTIKENHNAPFIHPEKDRVGTVRECAILQSFPDDYVFQGAKSTQLKVVGNAVPPGLANAVAEAIAADVAAMRRAEPVSE; encoded by the coding sequence ATGCCCACGTCCGACCTCGATCCCGGTGACGTCCACGTGCTCGATCTCTTCTGCGGCGGCGGCGGCCTCTCGGAGGGATTCCTCCGGGCCGGCTACGACGTCGTCGCCGGCGTGGACGTCAGCGAGGACTTCCTCGCGACCCACGAGCACAACCACGAGGACGCGCTGGCGATCCGGGCGGACCTCGCGACGGTCGAGCCCGCCGAGTTCTTCGCGACGCACCCGATCGACCCCGACGCGATCGACGTCGTCATCGGCGGCCCGCCGTGTAAGGGGTTCAGCATCGCCGGCCACCGCGACCCCGACGACGATCGCAACTCCCTGGTCGGCAGCTTCATCGACTTCGTCGAGTTCGTCCAACCGGCCGTCTTCGTGATGGAGAACGTCCCCGGGATCACTTCGATGGAGGACGGCGACACCCTGCGGTCGATCCTGGCGGGCTTTGCCGACGCGGGCTACGAGAAGACGCGCTACGAGACGCTGAACGCCGCGGACTACGGCGTCCCACAGACGCGCCGCCGCGTGATCTTCATCGGCCGGCGGGACGGCGAGCAGCCGACCTATCCCGAGCGCACCCACGGCCCGGCCGAACAGACCACGCTCACCGGCACCCGGCGCCAGTCCTACGTCACCGTCGCGGACGCCATCCTCGACCGGGATCTCGAGGGGCTCCCGAACACCGAGACCACGGACCACTCCGCGGACATGGTCGACCGGATCGCCGACGTCGAGCCCGGCGAGAGCCTCTATGAGAGCTACGGCGACAGCTGGCGCCGACTCGAGCCCGACGCGCCCGCGTTCACGATCAAGGAGAACCACAACGCCCCGTTCATCCACCCCGAGAAGGACCGCGTCGGGACCGTCCGCGAGTGTGCCATCCTCCAGTCGTTCCCCGACGACTACGTCTTCCAGGGCGCAAAGAGCACGCAGCTGAAGGTGGTCGGCAACGCCGTCCCCCCGGGGCTCGCCAACGCCGTCGCCGAGGCCATCGCCGCAGACGTCGCCGCGATGCGACGCGCCGAGCCCGTCTCGGAGTAG
- a CDS encoding branched-chain amino acid ABC transporter permease has product MAVETGLLNAISNGIVTGSIVALGAIGLALVYDIGDVPNFAHGDLLTLGAYTALLVNKPGTVPGFGALATDTRGVGIGGMAFLFVVSVVGVLGIVYHLGGRRALKGGWWGIDAPPSVAVVIHVLAAAGVGVLVVTGTPSFLAALLFAVVVVGALVPLMESLVFRKFRAKDASVAMLLIASLAVAFIVRFGVQTIFGGEIRSYQVDTTIPFAGRQLDITFAKFFDFFVAGNGFSLSIRETRGGNEIPLATFSYSWIEVAAVVAVAAVLGVAAYRWRTNTAGVIGGRLAAALAVVATVVVGGTALAPGAIPETAWYATRVRASPLRIGIILTALVMMGLLHYLLRATTLGKAMRATSDNRDLAMVRGINTRRVMMTVWIIAGLFGALGGVLLGFLFSNLSINLGFNLLLPMFAGVILGGINVYGAILGSYAVGLAMEVGIFAIPGLSATYRIPVAFVVLLVVLLVKPEGIVGGN; this is encoded by the coding sequence ATGGCAGTCGAAACGGGGTTGTTGAACGCGATATCGAACGGGATCGTCACCGGGAGCATCGTTGCGCTCGGCGCGATCGGGCTCGCGTTGGTGTACGACATCGGCGACGTGCCCAACTTCGCTCACGGCGATCTCCTGACGCTCGGCGCCTACACGGCGTTGTTGGTGAACAAGCCCGGCACGGTGCCCGGGTTCGGTGCCCTCGCGACTGACACGCGCGGGGTCGGCATCGGCGGGATGGCGTTCCTGTTCGTGGTTTCGGTCGTTGGTGTGTTAGGTATCGTGTATCACCTCGGGGGGAGACGTGCCCTGAAGGGGGGCTGGTGGGGGATCGACGCCCCGCCGTCGGTGGCCGTCGTGATACACGTGCTCGCGGCGGCCGGCGTCGGCGTCCTCGTGGTGACCGGGACGCCGTCGTTCCTCGCGGCGTTGCTGTTCGCGGTCGTCGTCGTGGGTGCGCTCGTCCCGCTGATGGAGTCGCTCGTCTTCCGGAAGTTCCGTGCGAAGGACGCCTCGGTGGCGATGCTGCTCATCGCCTCGCTGGCCGTGGCGTTCATCGTTCGGTTCGGCGTTCAGACGATCTTCGGCGGGGAGATCCGGTCCTACCAGGTGGATACCACGATCCCGTTCGCGGGACGGCAGCTCGACATCACGTTCGCGAAGTTCTTCGACTTCTTCGTGGCCGGCAACGGCTTTTCGCTCTCGATCCGCGAGACGCGCGGGGGGAACGAGATCCCGCTGGCGACGTTCTCCTACTCGTGGATCGAGGTCGCCGCGGTCGTCGCCGTCGCGGCCGTCCTCGGGGTCGCGGCCTACCGGTGGCGGACCAACACCGCGGGGGTCATCGGCGGGCGGCTCGCGGCCGCGCTCGCCGTGGTCGCGACGGTCGTGGTCGGCGGAACGGCGCTCGCTCCCGGGGCGATCCCCGAGACGGCGTGGTACGCCACCCGCGTTCGCGCGTCCCCGCTCCGGATCGGCATCATTCTGACCGCGCTCGTGATGATGGGACTGTTACACTACCTGCTCAGGGCCACGACGCTGGGGAAGGCGATGCGGGCGACGAGCGACAACCGCGACCTCGCGATGGTTCGCGGGATCAACACCCGGCGCGTGATGATGACCGTCTGGATCATCGCCGGCCTGTTCGGGGCTCTCGGCGGCGTGCTGTTGGGGTTCCTCTTCTCGAACCTCTCCATCAACCTCGGGTTCAACCTGCTGTTGCCGATGTTCGCCGGCGTCATCCTCGGCGGGATCAACGTCTACGGCGCCATCCTCGGCAGCTACGCCGTGGGGTTGGCGATGGAGGTCGGCATCTTCGCCATTCCCGGGCTCAGCGCGACCTACCGCATCCCGGTCGCGTTCGTGGTGTTGCTCGTGGTGTTGCTCGTGAAGCCGGAAGGCATCGTGGGGGGGAACTGA
- a CDS encoding ABC transporter substrate-binding protein — protein MSSYNRRETLKRLGAAAGTAGVVSLAGCSQQDGGNGNGGGNGNGGGNGNGGGNGNGGGNGDGNGDGNGGGGGDPIQFGTLFPITGTNSAYGGGHQQAANLAIEEINAAGGPLDREIQVTNRDTEGDPARAGQKFRTMINEQGIVGLVGPYSSGIGTTLAPIARDNRVMEVSNGNTSPALATAGINDSNGVKYYGRVSPNDTQQGLVVARIMNQTLEAETASFLYVDNPYGEGLAQVASENFDGETLNMVGYAQEASDYTSTLDAVYEGDPDVVGAVMYPGNGETILNQWNQGGYGGQWVAAEAIWSPDLLSRLSDIVEGMYITSPQTADSETFQENMGGQDQITQFAPHAYDATYLEALALQRAGESSGTAIAENIRAVSRPNDGDTTIGVAEFQAGKDALANGEAINYDGASGNVDLNENLEPVVPYRIMQVEDGEAVLQEEVPVSYFEGKI, from the coding sequence ATGTCATCGTACAACAGACGAGAGACGCTCAAGCGACTCGGCGCCGCGGCCGGCACCGCCGGCGTCGTGTCGCTCGCCGGCTGTTCACAGCAGGACGGCGGTAACGGCAACGGCGGCGGGAACGGTAACGGCGGCGGCAACGGCAACGGCGGCGGCAACGGCAACGGCGGTGGAAACGGCGACGGCAACGGCGACGGTAACGGCGGGGGTGGCGGCGATCCCATCCAGTTCGGGACGCTGTTCCCGATCACCGGCACGAACAGCGCCTACGGCGGCGGCCATCAGCAGGCCGCGAACCTCGCGATCGAGGAGATCAACGCCGCGGGCGGCCCCCTCGACCGGGAGATACAGGTGACCAACCGCGACACCGAGGGCGACCCCGCACGGGCCGGTCAGAAGTTCCGGACGATGATCAACGAGCAGGGGATCGTCGGACTCGTCGGGCCGTACTCGAGCGGCATCGGGACCACGCTCGCGCCGATCGCCAGGGACAACCGGGTGATGGAGGTCTCGAACGGCAACACCTCGCCGGCGCTGGCGACGGCCGGGATCAACGATAGCAACGGCGTGAAGTATTACGGTCGGGTGTCGCCGAACGACACCCAGCAGGGACTGGTCGTCGCCCGGATCATGAACCAGACGCTGGAGGCCGAGACCGCCTCGTTCCTCTACGTCGACAACCCCTACGGCGAGGGGCTCGCGCAGGTCGCAAGCGAGAACTTCGACGGCGAGACGCTCAACATGGTCGGCTACGCCCAGGAGGCGAGCGACTACACCTCGACCCTCGATGCGGTCTACGAGGGCGACCCCGACGTCGTCGGCGCGGTCATGTATCCGGGCAACGGCGAGACGATCCTCAACCAGTGGAACCAGGGCGGCTACGGCGGCCAGTGGGTCGCCGCCGAGGCGATCTGGTCCCCGGACCTGCTCTCGCGGCTGTCCGACATCGTCGAGGGGATGTACATCACCTCCCCGCAGACGGCCGACAGCGAGACGTTCCAGGAGAACATGGGCGGCCAGGACCAGATCACCCAGTTCGCGCCCCACGCCTACGACGCGACCTACCTCGAGGCGCTGGCGCTCCAGCGCGCCGGCGAGTCCAGCGGCACGGCGATCGCGGAGAACATCCGGGCCGTCTCGCGGCCGAACGACGGGGACACGACGATCGGCGTCGCGGAGTTCCAGGCCGGCAAGGATGCCCTCGCGAACGGCGAGGCGATCAACTACGACGGCGCCTCCGGCAACGTCGACCTCAACGAGAACCTCGAGCCGGTCGTTCCCTACCGGATCATGCAGGTCGAGGACGGCGAGGCCGTGCTCCAGGAGGAGGTGCCCGTCTCCTACTTCGAGGGGAAGATCTGA
- a CDS encoding ABC transporter ATP-binding protein, producing the protein MTTILEVDGLEKHYGGITAVDGATFGIEEGSITGLIGPNGAGKTTTFNLISGFEEPDGGTVRFRDEDLQDLMEPSRDERVIWGGASAITAGTIGGIAGVAGLGLGTVGGLGTLAVGAGLGAGFYAGQERVRQSREGHTNSRPFMLAREGLVRTFQITRELTEMTVLENLMLAPQGQAGENLANTWLRRDLMEREEVAVREQAREMLELLELDHVSDERAGNLSGGQRKLLELGRVLMIEPEVILLDEPVAGVNPSLTRKLMDRIETLRDEGYTFCIVEHDMEVIMNLSDTIIVMSEGDVLVEGDPEAIQEDEAVIDAYLGVD; encoded by the coding sequence ATGACGACGATCCTCGAGGTCGACGGCCTCGAGAAGCATTACGGCGGCATCACCGCCGTCGACGGCGCCACGTTCGGGATCGAGGAGGGGTCGATCACCGGCCTCATCGGGCCGAACGGCGCCGGCAAGACGACGACGTTCAACCTCATCAGCGGCTTCGAGGAGCCCGACGGCGGCACCGTCCGGTTCCGCGACGAGGACCTCCAGGACCTGATGGAGCCCAGCCGCGACGAGCGCGTCATCTGGGGCGGCGCCTCGGCGATCACCGCCGGGACGATCGGCGGCATCGCGGGCGTCGCCGGTCTCGGGCTCGGCACCGTCGGCGGCCTCGGGACGCTCGCGGTCGGTGCGGGCCTGGGAGCCGGGTTCTACGCCGGCCAGGAACGGGTCCGGCAGTCCCGCGAGGGCCACACCAACAGCCGGCCGTTCATGCTCGCCCGGGAGGGGCTCGTCCGGACCTTCCAGATCACCCGCGAGCTGACCGAGATGACCGTCCTCGAGAACCTGATGCTGGCCCCGCAGGGCCAGGCCGGCGAGAACCTGGCGAACACCTGGCTGCGCCGGGACCTGATGGAACGGGAGGAGGTCGCGGTCCGCGAGCAGGCCCGCGAGATGCTCGAGCTGTTGGAGCTCGACCACGTGAGCGACGAGCGCGCGGGCAACCTCTCGGGCGGCCAACGGAAGCTGCTCGAGCTGGGTCGGGTGCTGATGATCGAGCCGGAGGTCATCCTGCTCGACGAGCCGGTCGCGGGGGTCAACCCCTCGCTCACCCGGAAGCTGATGGACCGCATCGAGACGCTTCGGGACGAGGGCTACACCTTCTGTATCGTCGAGCACGACATGGAGGTCATCATGAACCTGAGCGACACCATCATCGTGATGAGCGAGGGGGACGTCCTCGTCGAGGGCGACCCCGAGGCGATCCAGGAGGACGAGGCGGTCATCGACGCCTACCTCGGCGTGGACTGA
- a CDS encoding glutathione S-transferase N-terminal domain-containing protein, with translation MALTLYALEGCPWCEKVHDALQAADLEYRTEWVEGLHSKRNEVKRVSGQRAVPVLVDDERGVTMAESANILEYVERTLA, from the coding sequence ATGGCATTGACGCTGTACGCCCTGGAGGGCTGTCCGTGGTGTGAGAAGGTCCACGACGCGTTGCAGGCGGCGGACCTGGAGTATCGAACCGAGTGGGTCGAGGGGCTGCACTCGAAGCGCAACGAGGTAAAACGCGTAAGCGGTCAACGCGCGGTCCCGGTGCTCGTCGACGACGAGCGCGGCGTGACGATGGCCGAGAGCGCGAACATCCTCGAGTACGTGGAGCGGACGCTGGCGTGA
- a CDS encoding cob(I)yrinic acid a,c-diamide adenosyltransferase, with protein sequence MTIYTGRGDAGETDLRTMERVSKTDPRIEAYGTVDEANALIGTVRPTGHPDVDETLAEVQNDLHVVQADLANPDPDPDDPRVTDEHVAALEDRIDALSEELAPLQSFILPGGGEAGSRLHHARAVVRRAERRTVALAREEPVEEAVLAYLNRLSDALFTLARVVNARADEPEESPTY encoded by the coding sequence GTGACCATCTACACCGGACGCGGGGACGCCGGGGAGACGGACCTCCGGACGATGGAGCGCGTCTCCAAGACCGACCCCCGCATCGAGGCCTACGGCACGGTCGACGAGGCGAACGCGCTGATCGGGACGGTCCGGCCGACCGGCCATCCCGACGTCGACGAGACGCTCGCCGAGGTGCAAAACGACCTCCACGTCGTCCAGGCGGACCTCGCGAATCCCGACCCCGATCCCGACGATCCCCGGGTGACCGACGAGCACGTCGCGGCGCTGGAGGACCGGATCGACGCCCTCTCCGAGGAGTTGGCGCCCCTGCAGTCGTTCATCCTTCCGGGCGGCGGCGAGGCGGGATCGCGGCTGCACCACGCCCGCGCCGTGGTTCGGCGGGCCGAGCGACGCACCGTCGCGCTCGCCCGCGAGGAGCCGGTCGAGGAGGCCGTCCTCGCGTACCTGAACCGCCTCTCCGACGCGCTGTTCACGCTCGCGCGCGTGGTGAACGCCCGCGCGGACGAGCCCGAGGAGTCGCCGACGTACTGA
- a CDS encoding restriction endonuclease gives MKRSTAKAELLDQGLTIDHEQFEQLCKMVIERSERTRDLELTPFRGDGGIDVHAVIDRDLFHARLGVQAKQYAPGNTVGARTIRGFKGALSDQNYHIGTVITTSSFTSGAVDSAERDYIRLIDGDHLAGIMVSSEIGVVENEGSYDLDPGFWNAFEKPVRDDVIPSLEVPQADNFDIVRTVLRAVDAGADVKPAITEYVRTNEADTFDPRQSDYYAIAAWLLEFLHKDEQVTIDGHDLRRWGLTRTGEEYLAYLDRGDQDAADDLLYRQLRDVEIISRVYNELEAGGTIVRSDISDVIAAETELSASTTDRRARTVGEWLGLLPEIRTSGRGPSQEYVLVP, from the coding sequence ATGAAGCGGTCGACGGCGAAAGCCGAACTGCTCGATCAGGGACTGACGATCGATCACGAGCAGTTCGAACAGCTCTGCAAGATGGTGATCGAACGGTCCGAACGGACTCGGGACCTTGAACTCACGCCGTTTCGCGGCGATGGAGGGATCGACGTCCACGCCGTCATCGACCGTGACCTGTTCCACGCCCGGCTCGGGGTGCAGGCCAAACAGTACGCACCGGGCAACACCGTCGGCGCACGAACGATTCGGGGTTTTAAAGGCGCACTGTCCGACCAGAATTACCATATCGGGACCGTCATCACCACTTCGTCGTTCACATCCGGCGCCGTCGACAGCGCCGAACGCGACTATATCCGGCTCATCGATGGCGACCATCTCGCTGGCATTATGGTCAGCAGCGAGATCGGCGTCGTCGAGAACGAGGGCTCGTACGACCTCGATCCGGGTTTCTGGAATGCGTTCGAGAAGCCGGTGCGCGACGACGTCATTCCCTCCCTGGAGGTCCCGCAGGCGGACAACTTCGACATCGTTCGTACCGTCCTCAGGGCCGTTGATGCCGGCGCCGACGTCAAACCGGCGATCACGGAGTACGTCCGGACCAACGAGGCGGACACGTTTGATCCTCGACAGTCCGATTACTACGCGATAGCTGCGTGGCTCCTCGAGTTCCTTCATAAGGACGAGCAGGTGACGATCGACGGCCACGACCTTCGTCGCTGGGGACTCACGCGAACCGGGGAGGAATATCTCGCCTATCTCGATCGCGGGGATCAGGACGCCGCTGACGACCTGTTATATCGACAACTTCGCGACGTCGAGATCATCTCGCGTGTGTACAACGAGTTGGAGGCTGGCGGAACGATTGTGCGGAGTGACATCTCTGACGTCATCGCTGCTGAAACCGAACTCTCCGCGTCGACCACCGATCGTCGAGCACGCACCGTTGGTGAATGGCTTGGTCTGCTCCCGGAGATCCGGACGTCAGGGCGTGGCCCGAGTCAGGAGTACGTGTTGGTACCGTAG
- a CDS encoding DNA adenine methylase, translating to MAEPILKWAGGKRQLLADITGLFPRTYETYHEPFVGGGAVFFHLEPAAAMINDLNTRLTTFYEVVRDHPEELIDENQTHEHAETYYYDARSELNEIRSGEDLTTTDRIREASLLLYLNRTCFNGLYRENSDGDFNVSFGRYADPDWVRGREIRAASRVLQEATIYNTDFGYVHEEATVGDLVYFDPPYEPVSKTADFNSYHADGFDRDDQRRLRDVAVELAEQDVAVIVSNSPPVTELYDDHDAFDVTYVEATRAINSDASNRGEVAEVLITNVPSNERRRRTLSDFGT from the coding sequence ATGGCCGAGCCGATCCTGAAGTGGGCGGGCGGGAAACGCCAACTCCTCGCGGACATCACCGGACTGTTTCCGCGAACCTACGAGACGTATCACGAACCGTTCGTGGGTGGTGGCGCGGTGTTCTTCCATCTCGAGCCCGCCGCGGCGATGATAAACGATCTCAACACGCGACTGACGACCTTTTATGAGGTCGTCCGAGACCACCCGGAGGAGTTGATCGACGAAAACCAGACGCACGAACACGCCGAGACGTACTACTACGACGCACGTTCGGAACTCAACGAGATACGGTCGGGAGAGGATCTCACGACCACGGATCGGATTCGCGAGGCGAGTCTCCTGTTATATTTAAACCGAACGTGTTTCAACGGTCTCTACCGGGAGAACAGCGACGGGGACTTCAACGTCTCCTTCGGGAGATACGCTGATCCGGACTGGGTTCGGGGACGGGAGATTCGGGCGGCATCACGCGTGCTTCAGGAGGCCACGATTTATAACACCGACTTCGGCTACGTCCACGAGGAAGCGACCGTCGGGGATCTGGTGTACTTCGATCCGCCCTACGAACCCGTGTCGAAGACGGCCGACTTCAATTCATACCACGCCGATGGATTCGATCGCGACGACCAACGCCGACTCCGTGACGTCGCGGTTGAGTTGGCCGAGCAGGACGTCGCCGTGATCGTTTCGAACTCGCCGCCGGTTACCGAACTGTACGATGACCACGATGCGTTCGACGTCACGTACGTCGAGGCGACGCGGGCGATAAACAGCGACGCGAGCAATCGCGGCGAGGTCGCGGAGGTTCTCATCACGAACGTTCCATCGAACGAGCGACGTCGACGAACGCTTTCGGACTTCGGGACGTGA
- a CDS encoding branched-chain amino acid ABC transporter permease, with translation MAVSDVVVSFALLVAIYGVLSLGLNVKFGHTGLLDFGHVGFFLIGAYTSALFVLPPDDPADFTNYVIGLGDVPLVGTWAFGIIVATILTGVIGGLVALPTIRLREDYLAITLLGISVIFQRVVQSESWLANGPDALRGYSPPFQGLFPIDPGTVVGAVAFALVVFVVWTVATAALSLQREHDSRLPLDRIYAVTTFGLGTRAAGLLGSRFAVAGVAGLIAAVISAGLLLGASLVLVVGVLVSVYGWLVVLVGIGQHYAGLARRELALGVGFGTGLLVALLPLPIVDRISVSIVGTLALLGALVYAYYYAITSYDWVADVKLTVIGLGGVWFVGIWYVLLPVLGPLGSGDVAGVLSTLFQNVVWFLQFGSSAGIGYSIAVIGDVTVQLDYSRFQLALFLLSLGALYTVLEAAVQSPFGRVLRAIRNDEAVVKSLGKDPFVYKVQSMVIGSALGGFAGAMWAMYSQGLTFRTGAPETTFIALLIVFVGGVGNNKGVLLGAVLYWAFQQATTQLAGFFPPALRVNVLAFRLVVVGVLFLIVLYYMPDGLLGREEYSSGVSDS, from the coding sequence ATGGCGGTCTCCGACGTCGTCGTCTCGTTCGCGTTGCTCGTGGCCATCTACGGCGTCCTCTCGCTCGGGCTGAACGTCAAGTTCGGCCACACCGGGCTGTTGGACTTCGGCCACGTCGGGTTCTTCCTGATCGGCGCGTACACCTCCGCGCTGTTCGTGTTGCCGCCGGACGACCCGGCCGACTTCACCAACTACGTCATCGGACTCGGGGACGTCCCCCTCGTGGGCACCTGGGCGTTCGGGATCATCGTCGCGACGATACTGACGGGGGTGATCGGCGGGCTCGTGGCCCTGCCGACGATACGGTTGCGCGAGGACTACCTCGCCATCACGCTGTTGGGGATCTCGGTCATCTTCCAGCGGGTCGTCCAGTCGGAGAGCTGGCTGGCGAACGGGCCGGACGCGCTCCGGGGGTACTCCCCGCCGTTCCAGGGGCTCTTCCCGATCGATCCGGGGACCGTCGTGGGTGCGGTCGCGTTCGCGCTCGTGGTGTTCGTCGTCTGGACGGTCGCCACGGCGGCGCTGTCGTTGCAGCGCGAGCACGACTCCCGGCTGCCGCTCGACCGGATCTACGCGGTCACGACGTTCGGCCTCGGGACGCGTGCCGCCGGCCTCCTCGGCTCCCGGTTCGCGGTGGCCGGCGTCGCGGGGCTGATCGCGGCCGTGATATCGGCGGGCCTGCTGCTCGGTGCCTCCCTCGTGTTGGTCGTCGGCGTCCTGGTCTCGGTCTACGGCTGGCTCGTGGTGCTCGTGGGGATCGGCCAACACTACGCCGGCCTCGCGCGCCGCGAACTGGCCCTCGGCGTCGGGTTCGGGACGGGGCTGCTCGTGGCGCTGCTGCCGCTGCCGATCGTCGACCGGATCTCGGTTTCGATCGTCGGGACGCTCGCGCTGTTGGGTGCGCTCGTGTACGCCTACTACTACGCGATCACGTCCTACGACTGGGTCGCGGACGTCAAGCTGACCGTCATCGGACTCGGCGGCGTCTGGTTCGTCGGCATCTGGTACGTCCTGTTGCCGGTCCTCGGTCCGCTGGGGTCCGGGGACGTCGCTGGCGTGCTCAGCACGCTCTTTCAGAACGTGGTCTGGTTCCTCCAGTTCGGCAGCAGCGCCGGGATCGGCTACTCCATCGCGGTCATCGGCGACGTGACCGTCCAACTGGATTACAGCCGGTTCCAGCTCGCGCTGTTCCTCCTGTCGCTCGGCGCGCTGTACACGGTGTTGGAGGCGGCGGTCCAGTCGCCGTTCGGCCGCGTCCTGCGGGCGATCCGCAACGACGAGGCGGTGGTGAAGTCGCTCGGAAAGGACCCGTTCGTCTACAAGGTCCAGAGTATGGTGATCGGTTCGGCGCTCGGCGGCTTCGCCGGGGCGATGTGGGCGATGTACTCCCAGGGGCTCACCTTCCGGACCGGCGCCCCCGAGACGACCTTCATCGCGCTGCTCATCGTCTTCGTCGGCGGGGTCGGCAACAACAAGGGCGTCCTGCTCGGCGCGGTGCTCTACTGGGCGTTCCAGCAGGCCACCACGCAGCTGGCCGGCTTCTTCCCGCCCGCATTGCGGGTGAACGTCCTCGCGTTCCGGCTCGTCGTGGTCGGCGTGTTGTTCCTGATCGTGTTGTACTACATGCCGGACGGGCTGCTTGGCCGTGAGGAGTACTCCTCGGGGGTGAGCGACTCATGA
- a CDS encoding MarR family transcriptional regulator, with product MPIRIDSTGGDTPSVKPGTNAHELLTVLLDHPEIGFSPTELTELTDVPYSSVHKTLSRLREKGLVRKVDSYWAVAEDVAGIGPPRDTESVIAASATFEDENPWIEHLPDV from the coding sequence CTGCCAATCAGAATCGATTCCACCGGCGGGGACACGCCATCCGTTAAACCGGGGACGAACGCCCACGAACTGCTCACGGTGTTGCTCGACCATCCCGAGATAGGGTTCAGCCCGACGGAACTGACGGAACTGACCGACGTTCCGTATTCCAGCGTCCACAAGACCCTCTCCCGGCTCCGAGAGAAAGGCCTCGTTCGGAAGGTCGATTCCTACTGGGCGGTTGCCGAGGACGTCGCCGGCATCGGTCCGCCGCGAGATACTGAATCGGTGATCGCGGCGAGTGCAACGTTTGAAGACGAGAATCCCTGGATCGAACACTTGCCGGATGTGTGA